In the Sulfurivermis fontis genome, TTGCCCTTCTCGCGCAGGGCGAGGCGCTGATGCACGCCGAAGCGGTGCTGCTCGTCGATGATGACGAGGCCGAGGTCATGGAACTCGACCCCCTCCTGAAACAGGGCGTGGGTGCCGACGGCGATGCGCGTGCTGCCGTCGGCCAGACCTTGCAGTATGTCGCGCCGCGCCTTCGTCTTCAGCTTGCCGGCCAGCCAGGCCACTTCGATGCCGAGCGGCGCGAGCCAGCGCGCGAAGTTGTGGAAGTGCTGCTCGGCGAGCAGTTCGGTGGGCGCCATCACCGCCGCCTGATACCCCGCCTCCACGGCCTGCAAGGCCGCCAGCGCGGCCACCACCGTCTTGCCCGAGCCGACGTCGCCCTGTACCAGACGCTGCATCGGATGCGGCTGTTGCAGGTCACGGGCGATCTCGGCACCGACCCTTTGCTGTGCCCCGGTGAGCGGGAAGGGCAGGGCCGCGAGAAATCTTTCCCGCAATACACCGTCGCCGTGCAGCGGTGGCGCCTTGTGCCGTTGCGACTGCGCACGCAGACGGCGCAGGCTCAGGGTGTGGGCCAACAGTTCCTCGAAGGCGAGGCGGCGCTGCGCCGGATGGCGTACCTCGGCCAGCAGCGACAGCGGTGCGTCGGGCGGCGGGCGGTGCAGATAGGTGACGGCCTCCTGCAACGATGGAAAACCGAGTCCGCGCAACAGTTCCGGCGGCAGGTGATCGATGAGCGGCAGGCGGCCGTCGTGCAGCCATTGCAGAGCCTGGCTGGTGAGATTGCGCAGCGACGGTTGTTGCAGTCCCTCGGTGGTGGGGTAGATCGGGGTGAGGTGTTCCTCCACCGCCGTCGGTGCCGTTTCATCGACGCGGCGGAACTCCGGATGTACCATCTCCAGCCCGACCGTGCCGGGGCGTGCCTCGCCGTAGCAGCGCACGCGGCTGCCGCGGGCGAGGGACTGCTGCATGGTGGCGCTGAAGTGGAAGAAGCGCAGGGTGAGGGTGCCGCTGCCGTCGCCGATGCGCGACAGCAGCATGCGCCGCTTGCCGAACTTGATCTCGGTGAGCAGTACCTCGCCTTCGATCACGGCCTCGTCGCCGGGGCGCAGGGTGCCGATGGGCACGACGCGGGTGCGGTCCTGATAGCGCAGCGGCAGGTGGAACAGCAGGTCATCCACGGTGTGGATGCCGAGGTGTTCCAGCCGCGCGGCCAGGCGCGGTCCGACGCCCTTGAGGGCGGTGACGGGGGGGGAGTCGTTGGCGTCCATGAGTTCAGTGAGCGCCCGGTGCGCCGGGGCCTGGGCAAAATCCGTTAAGTCTCAAAATCATCAGTCCGCAAATGAACGCGAATGGACGCAAATGGGAAACGAATTTCCGAACGGGTTTTATTTGCGCCCATTCGCGTTCATTTGCGGACCCGAATCAATCATGACGGTGCAGGTAGCGCGCCGCCGCTGGTGACACGGCGGCATTGAGGCGGAAGCCGGGGTCCTCAAAGGCACCGCGCTTCTGTGCGGCGGTGACTTCGCGCAGAAAACGCTCCTTCACCGCGGGCTGGTTGGCATAGGCCTCCAGCGGGGCGAACACGGCATCGATGAGATCGAGGCGCTGCCCCGGCGCCGGATGGGTCTTGAACAGGAAGGCGAGGGCGCCATCCTTGGGGTTCATGGCGCCGAGGGTCTGCAGGGTGGCGGGCAGGCCATAAGGGTCGTAGCCGGCACGTGCGGCGAGCACCACTCCCTGGCGGTCGGCGGCGTGCTCGTCCTCCTTGTCCAGACCGCGGCTGTACAACTCCTTGAAGCCGCCGGCGATCTTGTCCAGCTTTTCACGGTCGCCGCCTTCCATCTGGGTTCCGGCGAGACCGACGGCGAGGTCGAGGCGGGCACCTTTCTGCACGGCCTTCAGGTGATGCCGTTCCACCACATGGGCGATCTCATGCGCCAGCACGCCGGCCAGTTCGGCCTCGGAACCCATGCGCAACAGCAGCCCCTTGGTGATGAACACGTAACCGCCGGGCGAGGCGAAGGCATTGATGTCCATGGAGTCGAGCACGCCGAAGCGCCAGTCCAGCTTCGGCCGTTCACTCTGCAGCGCGACCCAATAGCCGATGCGGTTGACATAGCGCTGCAGGGCCTCATCCTTCACCAACGGCACGGCGCCGAGCAGCACGGCGGCGGCCTCGCGGCCGATGGTGCGCTCCTGCTCCGGCTTCACCTCGCCGAAGGCCTCCCTGGCCGATTTGAGCAGGCCGCCCAGATCGATCTCCTTGCCGCCGCTACCACCACCCAGCAGGCCGTCGAGCGGACCGGCGCCGACGTTGCCGGCAAGTCCCAGCAGCGCGGCGATGAATACATACTTGGGCAATCTGTTCATGATGTTCATTCCCACGGGAAGGGGCTGGTGGTGTTCTGCTGCTGTTGCGCGGCCTTCTTCGGGTCTTTCAGATAGGCGATCTTCTGTGCCTGCAACTTGGCCTCCGCAGCGTAGCGGCGCGCGTCACCGGGTTTGACGGCGAACTTTTCAAGGTTGTCTACCGCCATGGGATCGGGGGTGGCGTTGCTGATGTCGGCAGCATCGAGGCCGCGCACGCCGGTGGCGACGGTGACGCCGCTGGAACCGGAGCGGCCGGTGGAGAGGAATTGCAGCGCCGAACCGACGCCGGAGTCGCCCGGTTTGGCGCTGCCGTCGCCGAGGCGCAGTGCGGTCATGCGTACCCAGCCTTCCGCATTATTCACCTTGACCCGGTACCAGCCGCCCTCGCGCGCCAGCACATCCACCAACACATTTTCCGCCAGCGGCAGCAGCGTGGCGGCATCGCTGAACGGTTTGTCCTTCAGCTCGGTGGCGCGGATGACATGGGCCGGATCGGCCTGGGCGACATAGCTCAGGCCAAACAGCAGGAGGGTAACAAGCGGTCGTTTCATAGCAGACCTCGCGTCAAATAGTTACAAGTGACAAGTCGCAAGTGACAAGTGGAGGAGTGCGCTGCGCGCACGGTCATGTGAATACGAGAACTACACGAGCGCGGCGATTTCATTTGCTTGTCACTTATCACTTGCATCTGCCTTGCGGCATGGCTCATACAGCCGCACTTCCTGGGTACGGCCCTTCACCTTATAGGAACCGTGGTCGACAAAGTCAAACGCGTCGCCGCACAGGGCGCGGGTATCGGCGGAGACCAGAACGCGCGCCACACCCTTGGTCTGGCCCTCGATGCGGCTGGCGAGATTCACGGTGTCGCCGATGGCGGTGTAGTCGAGGCGGTTGGCCGAGCCGATGAAGCCCACCACCGCCGGGCCGGTATGGATGCCGATGCCGACATCGAAGTGTTCGCCGGAGGGACCGAGATGGCGGCGGAATGTCTCCAGCGTGTCGCACATGGCCAGCGCCGCATTGACCGCGTTGACCGCCTGGTTCGGATCGTCCACCGGCGCGCCCCAGAAGGCCATGATGGCGTCGCCGATGAATTTGTCCATGGTGCCGTTGTGCTGGAAGATCACCTGCACCTGGCGCGAGAAGTAGTCGTTGAGCAGATCGACGATCTCCTCGGCGCTGTGCTGCTCGGACAGCGTGGTGAAGCCGCGGATGTCGGAGAACAGCACGGTGATCTGGCGGCTCTGGCTTTTCAGCGTCAAGGCCGATTCACCCTGCGCCACCAGATTCTGTACCACGCGCGGGTCGAGGAAACGGCTGAAGATCTGCACCGAACGTTCGCGCTCGCGCCGCTCGCGCAGCCAGGCATACAGCGCCGCGGCAAAGTAATACAGCCAGCCGAACACCAGCGGCGTGAACAGCGGCACGACCCAGCGCAATTGCAGCGCGCCGTACTGCACCGCGGCGAACAGCGGCGTGGCGACGAGCAGGCCGAGGCCGATGCGCAGCGGATTGATATGGCGGCGGAAGGCGAGGAACAGCGCACCGAGCAGCAGCGATGCCGCGAGTGGTGCAACAAAGGTCGGCACCGGACGCAGTGCATCACCGTGTTTCAGGTTGTCCAGGGCGGTGGCGATGATCTCCACCGCCGGATACAGACTGCCCATCGCCGTGCTGCGCAAATCGTGCAGGCCGGCGGCGGTGGAACCGATGATCACGATCTTGCCGGTCAGCTCATCGGCGGGGCGCTGCGGCCGGCTGCGCGCCAGATCGTCGTACAGATCGAACAACGGAATGCGCGTATAGCTCAGTGCCGGGCCGCGCCAGTTGAGCAGCAGGTCGGGCGCTGGCGGAAGTGCATAGCCCAGATCCCTTGCCACCCGCGCCGGCAGCGAGGGGATGTGCCAACCCTGCGCATCGAGGTAGAGGTGATAGCGGCGGCCGATGCCGTCGGCATCCTCGGTGTAGTTGATGGCGCCGAGCCGTCCTGTTTCCGCCAGTGCCGGCAGCGGCAGCAGCAACGCCACGCGAGCATCATCCCGCGCCTGCGGTCCGCGTTCGATGCCGAGCAGTGCGCCGTACTGGGCCAGTGGCACGCCCTGCGCATCGCCGCCCGCGAGGCGCAGCAGGGGGAAGTAGACATTGCCCTGCTGCCGCGCCACCTCCGTCAGCCAGGCATCGCCGTCCGGGTTGGCCACATCGGCGTCGGAGAACAGGATGTCGAACACAATGGCGGCCGGCCGCTGCCGCGCCATGCCCTCGATCAGTTCGGCAAAGATCGCGCGCGGCCAGGGATAGCGCCCGGCCAGCGGCGCCATCTGATCCAGGCTGCGCTCGTCGATGTCGACGATGACGATGTCCGGATCGGGCTGCTGCTGCGCCGCATGCCGGCGCAGCAGCAGATCGCCGTAGCGGTATTCCAGCGTGGACAGCAGACCGGCGCCGCCGAACTCGATGGCCAGCAGCAGCAGCGTCGCCAGGGTGAGGCGGATCAGCGGGTCGGCAGACAGCGTGCGCCAGGTGGGCATGGGTGTAGTCAACTATCCTGTTGCAAGGACGCGTGCAAGGCGGTGAGCTGATCAACAAGTGGGGGGAGGGCCGTTTGAACGGTTGCCCAGACGATATCCAGATCAATATCGAAATAACCGTGGGCAATGCGATGGCGCATGCCCTTCATGCTTTTCCAGGGGGCCGAGGGGTGCCGGACGATGAAATCAGGATACTCAGTACTGATTTTCGTTGCTGCTTCGCCGATGACCACAATATTCAGGGTGTCCGCTTGCTGGGGGCGCTTGTCGGCAAGAAAGGCCTTTTTGTCGAGGTCTGCGACATAGGAAAGGGCGAGGCGGGCCGCCTCCGATATGTGTTCGAGGTAATCCTCCAGGCGGTTGACCGTCATACCGGCTGGGCTTCGGCCAGGACCTGGCTGCGGAATTTGGCCGGCAAATCCCCGGGAGTCAAAACCTCGACCGGGATACCCATCATTTCTTCCAGCTCGATTTGCAGGCCACCCAGATCGAACAGGGTCACGCCGGGCAGTGGGTCCACCAGCAGGTCCAGATCGCTGTCGTCACTGTCCTGTCCGGTCAGCGCCGCGCCGAACACGCGGACGTTGACCGCCCGATGGCGGATGACCGCCTGCCGGATGGCGGCGCGATGGCGTTCCAGTGCAATAGATGGCCGCATATGGTGCCCCCTGTCCCAGAATCAGATATTTACTCCAACTCCATCACCCCGTCCATTTCCACCGGCACGCCCTTGGGCAGGGCGGCGACCTGCACGGCGGCGCGGGCGGGATAGGGCTGGGCGAAGTATTCGGCCATCACCTCGTTGACCAGCGGGAAGTGGGTGAGGTCGGTGAGAAACACATTGAGCTTGACCACATCGGCCAGGGAGCCGCCGGCCGCCTCGGCCACCGCCTTCAGGTTGTCGAACACGCGGCGCACCTGCGCGCGCATGTCGCCCTGCACTACCTCCATGGTCTCCGGCACCAACGGGATCTGCCCGGAGAGATATACGGTGGTGCCGACCTTCACGGCCTGGGAATAGGTGCCGATGGCCTTGGGGGCCATGTCGGTATGGATGATTTGCTTGGCCACGGGAAACTCCTGCTTGGGTTGTCGATGGGCGGATCATACCGCACGGCGGTTCGGGCTGCCGCCCGGGCCTGATGTCAATAAGGCTGACGTGGAATCGGGCGCTGCTGCATCACATCAACTTGAACTGGGCCGCCTTTTGCGCCTTAATGCATGAGCGTCCGGCGAGCCATGCGTCCACGGCAGCATGGCCAGGCATGGCGAAGACATAACTCAAACAATGGAACAGGGAGAATTCCGTATGCAGCCCGATCGGGAAAAGGAAGCCAAAGACATCGAGCGCAAGCTGCTCTGGGTCAGCGTCATCGACACCCCCGGCGCCATCCTCGTCGGCCTCGCCTTGTACGGCAAGTTCGCCGCCGACGGCAATGCCTTTCATCCCCTGCTCAACAACGACTCCGTCCTGGCGGCGATGTTCGCCGTGGGCGGCGCGATCATGGCCTGGGGCGTTTGGCAGGTGATTGCGCTTTCCAGGCGGAGAGCGAAGTTGCAGGGTCCGCGCTGAGTTGACCACGCTGCTGCCGGCAGACATGGAGGTTGCCAATGCGTAGCCGCTGCATCTACATCCCCGTATTAAGGAAGGTCTGAATAAGTCCATCCTGGACTTCTCAGGTCGCTCCCGCCCCTCCCTGGGCTGCGCGACATAAGTCCATCCGTGGACAAAACCACGCCAAGCGAAAAGTGTGATTTTCGCTCGGCTTCATTTTTCAACGACTTATCGTCGTTGAAAAATGGCGGCACATCCCTGTGCCGCGGAAGCTCTGAACTTATTCAGAGCTTCCCTAATCACAGTACTCCTGACGGGTTGCGCCAAAGAGCCGATCCCGGAGCGCCCGGTGGCATCATCGCGTGATCTGGTGGTCAAGTATGGCGAGGGTGACTCCATTCGCATTGGGGGCGCCGGAAACCATTTCAGATGCGACGACCCCGCCTACGCACATGTCGAAAAGGTCAGTACCTGGAGCATGGATTTTGCGGACGGTACGACGATAAACCTGTGCACATCGGCAGATGAAGCGAAGCGTATGGAGTGGTTGGCAAGGTGAATGAGATCATGTCTGACCTGACCCAGGTTCCCCGGCTATTGAACGCGGCGTTGTGCGAGCAGGGAGGAATAACACGCGATTAACAGTTTGTGTGTTGATGTTGACGACTGCAATCCTGTCACCTAAGGAAGCTCTGAACTTATTCAGAGCTTCCCTAGCATCAGCCCAACCCGCCCTCTGATACATCCGTTGCTGGCAGGCGCAGGAGTGGCGTAGGCGTTGCCACGGTTTCCGTTTGACCATTCCGAAGCCCGCCACTGCCCCACCCCTCGCACTTCTTTACCTTTTCTTCCCTCCCTGCCGCCCCCATTCCGGTAAAATGGCCGGCCTGCCGTACCCCTTCCCGGAGTTGTCGATGAAGTTGCCGCGTATTCCCCCCAAGTTGATGCCTGTGACCCTGCTCGCCGCGGGTGTGATGGGTTTCTTGCTGCTGGTGGTGACCCGTCCGGCGCAGATGCCGGCGGAGGTGCGCGAGCGGGCTTGGACGGTGGCGGTGGAGACGGTGATGCCGGCGCGTCATGCGCCGCTGTTGACGCTGTATGGTGTGGTGGACAGCCCGCGGGCGGCGGAGCTGACGGCGGCGGTGGCGGCCTATGTGGCCGAGGTGCCGGTACGCGAGGGGGCGGTGGTGGCGGCGGGCGAGCCGCTGGTGTTGCTCGATGAGCGCGATGCGCGGCTGGTGCTGACGCAGCGCGAGGCGCAGGTGGCCAGCGCCCGGCGCAGTCATGCCAACGATGTGCAGGCGCTGGCGCGCGAGCGCGAGCTGTTGCGTCTGGCGGAGAAGGCGGTGGAGCGGGCGCAGACGATGGTGGCGCGCAGTTTGGGGCCGCAGTCGGCGCTGGACGAGGCCAATGCGGCGCTGGAGCGGCAGCGTCTGTCGCTGGCGGCGCGGGAGCTGGCGGTGGCCGACTATCCGCAGCGGCTGGCGCAGCTGGAGGCGCAGCGGGATCAGGCGCGGCTCGATGTGGAGCGGACGCGGATCATCGCGCCGTTCACCGGGCGGGTGGCGGAGTTGCATGTGGCGCCAGGGGATCGGGTGCGGGTGGGCGATCGCATTGCCGCCATTTATGACGTGGCGGGGCTGGAGATTCGCGCCACGGTGCCGGCGCCCTGGCTGGCCGCCGTGCGTCGCGCGCTCGATGCCGGCGAGGTGCGCGCCACGACTTCCATCGACGGGGTGTCCTATGAGCTGACGCTGAACGGGCTGTCCGGACGGGCCGGTGCCGGCGGTGCCGGGGTGGATGCGCTGTTGCGTTTCGTGGCCGGTGCGCCGGAACTGCCGCTGGGGCGTTTTGCCGAGGTGTATCTGCAGTTGCCGGCGGTCGAGCAGGCGGTAGCCCTGCCCCCTGAGGCGCTGTATGGGCGCGATCGCATCTATCGCCTCAAGGATGGCCGACTGGCGGCGCTGCCGGTGGAGCGTCTGGGCGAGACCTTGCTGGATGACGGCACCACGCGCCTGCTGTTGCGCAGTCCGGAACTGCGCAGCGGCGACCGCATCGTGATCACCCGCCTGCCCAATGCGATGGACGGGCTGCGGGTGGTGGCGGCGGAGTAGCGCGCGATGAGTCACGGCCTGATCGGTCTGTTCGCGCGCCACCGCGTCGCGGCCAATATGCTCATGCTGCTGATGGTGCTCGGTGGCGTGTGGGCGTTGCAGAAGCTGAACACGCAGTTCATGCCCAGTTTCGACCTCAATTACATCACCGTGCGTGTGGTGTGGCAGGGCGCCTCGGCGGAAGACATCGAGAGCGGTATCACCGTACCGTTGGAGCAGGACCTGCGCACGGTAGACAACCTCAAGCTGCTGTCCTCCACTTCGGCCATCGGCGTCTCGGCCATCACGCTGGAGTTCTATCCCAAGACCGATATGGCGCTGGCGCTGGAGCA is a window encoding:
- the recG gene encoding ATP-dependent DNA helicase RecG codes for the protein MDANDSPPVTALKGVGPRLAARLEHLGIHTVDDLLFHLPLRYQDRTRVVPIGTLRPGDEAVIEGEVLLTEIKFGKRRMLLSRIGDGSGTLTLRFFHFSATMQQSLARGSRVRCYGEARPGTVGLEMVHPEFRRVDETAPTAVEEHLTPIYPTTEGLQQPSLRNLTSQALQWLHDGRLPLIDHLPPELLRGLGFPSLQEAVTYLHRPPPDAPLSLLAEVRHPAQRRLAFEELLAHTLSLRRLRAQSQRHKAPPLHGDGVLRERFLAALPFPLTGAQQRVGAEIARDLQQPHPMQRLVQGDVGSGKTVVAALAALQAVEAGYQAAVMAPTELLAEQHFHNFARWLAPLGIEVAWLAGKLKTKARRDILQGLADGSTRIAVGTHALFQEGVEFHDLGLVIIDEQHRFGVHQRLALREKGKSGGRYPHQLIMTATPIPRTLAMTAYADLDCSIIDELPPGRTPVETVVIPDSRRDAVVARVHSACRAGRQAYWVCTLIEESETLAAQAAQDTAALLAAALPDLRIGLVHGRLRQDEKERVMADFKDGRIDLLVATTVIEVGVDVPNASLMIIENAERLGLAQLHQLRGRVGRGSTESHCVLMYHGPLSLQGRERLAVMRETADGFEIARKDLELRGPGEVLGTRQTGLLQLRIADLQRDQSLLAEASRSADLLLQRWPQQAALLIRRWVGAATRYGEV
- a CDS encoding M48 family metalloprotease codes for the protein MNRLPKYVFIAALLGLAGNVGAGPLDGLLGGGSGGKEIDLGGLLKSAREAFGEVKPEQERTIGREAAAVLLGAVPLVKDEALQRYVNRIGYWVALQSERPKLDWRFGVLDSMDINAFASPGGYVFITKGLLLRMGSEAELAGVLAHEIAHVVERHHLKAVQKGARLDLAVGLAGTQMEGGDREKLDKIAGGFKELYSRGLDKEDEHAADRQGVVLAARAGYDPYGLPATLQTLGAMNPKDGALAFLFKTHPAPGQRLDLIDAVFAPLEAYANQPAVKERFLREVTAAQKRGAFEDPGFRLNAAVSPAAARYLHRHD
- a CDS encoding CHASE2 domain-containing protein, which produces MPTWRTLSADPLIRLTLATLLLLAIEFGGAGLLSTLEYRYGDLLLRRHAAQQQPDPDIVIVDIDERSLDQMAPLAGRYPWPRAIFAELIEGMARQRPAAIVFDILFSDADVANPDGDAWLTEVARQQGNVYFPLLRLAGGDAQGVPLAQYGALLGIERGPQARDDARVALLLPLPALAETGRLGAINYTEDADGIGRRYHLYLDAQGWHIPSLPARVARDLGYALPPAPDLLLNWRGPALSYTRIPLFDLYDDLARSRPQRPADELTGKIVIIGSTAAGLHDLRSTAMGSLYPAVEIIATALDNLKHGDALRPVPTFVAPLAASLLLGALFLAFRRHINPLRIGLGLLVATPLFAAVQYGALQLRWVVPLFTPLVFGWLYYFAAALYAWLRERRERERSVQIFSRFLDPRVVQNLVAQGESALTLKSQSRQITVLFSDIRGFTTLSEQHSAEEIVDLLNDYFSRQVQVIFQHNGTMDKFIGDAIMAFWGAPVDDPNQAVNAVNAALAMCDTLETFRRHLGPSGEHFDVGIGIHTGPAVVGFIGSANRLDYTAIGDTVNLASRIEGQTKGVARVLVSADTRALCGDAFDFVDHGSYKVKGRTQEVRLYEPCRKADASDK
- a CDS encoding DUF86 domain-containing protein — encoded protein: MTVNRLEDYLEHISEAARLALSYVADLDKKAFLADKRPQQADTLNIVVIGEAATKISTEYPDFIVRHPSAPWKSMKGMRHRIAHGYFDIDLDIVWATVQTALPPLVDQLTALHASLQQDS
- a CDS encoding nucleotidyltransferase family protein, which gives rise to MRPSIALERHRAAIRQAVIRHRAVNVRVFGAALTGQDSDDSDLDLLVDPLPGVTLFDLGGLQIELEEMMGIPVEVLTPGDLPAKFRSQVLAEAQPV
- a CDS encoding RidA family protein; the encoded protein is MAKQIIHTDMAPKAIGTYSQAVKVGTTVYLSGQIPLVPETMEVVQGDMRAQVRRVFDNLKAVAEAAGGSLADVVKLNVFLTDLTHFPLVNEVMAEYFAQPYPARAAVQVAALPKGVPVEMDGVMELE
- a CDS encoding efflux RND transporter periplasmic adaptor subunit, encoding MKLPRIPPKLMPVTLLAAGVMGFLLLVVTRPAQMPAEVRERAWTVAVETVMPARHAPLLTLYGVVDSPRAAELTAAVAAYVAEVPVREGAVVAAGEPLVLLDERDARLVLTQREAQVASARRSHANDVQALARERELLRLAEKAVERAQTMVARSLGPQSALDEANAALERQRLSLAARELAVADYPQRLAQLEAQRDQARLDVERTRIIAPFTGRVAELHVAPGDRVRVGDRIAAIYDVAGLEIRATVPAPWLAAVRRALDAGEVRATTSIDGVSYELTLNGLSGRAGAGGAGVDALLRFVAGAPELPLGRFAEVYLQLPAVEQAVALPPEALYGRDRIYRLKDGRLAALPVERLGETLLDDGTTRLLLRSPELRSGDRIVITRLPNAMDGLRVVAAE